The genomic window ACCAGAAATTTAAAACTCTTCGTGATGTCTCAGCCCCCGGCGTGCGGTTTACGATCACGCGATCTTCAtcattctatttattgcctTACGTGGTGCACCTCGTGGTTCTGGAATCTGTACAGGACAACAGAAACCTCAAACCATCAATGCATAGTCAGAGCAAGTAAAGTTAATTATTGCAAATAGCATCAAACGACTGAGTACATATAAAATTACATGATTGGCTACAAAAGTTATATTAAATGCAAACAGCACAGCTGTTATACTGAAAGTGAAAAATCAATGATGTTTTATTAATTACAAAGAAAAGTTGTGCATGTATGAAGTGGGTAGACAGTAATAGTGTCATCAGTACAAGTTTTACGATAATTTTATTTTTCTGTTTTTATCTTTCCCAGGAAACTTCTGGATAACTTCATCCATTGAAATATTTGCTGACAGGTCCCATTCGATGGACAAGATAGCCAAGTTATTCAACCACTCCTCAGACATTGTGGATCGCAAGAAGCTCTTAGTACGCTTAAGGCATGAAAATGACCTTTCACACTCTGCAGTGCTTACCACTATAGTGAGAGTAATTTGAAGAAGTTTAACCAGGGTAGGGAATGCAACCTTTAACGGATAGATTTCTTTGAGCACATCACTAATGGAGGTGAGGTCTTTTTCATCTAAAGTACGTTTAGCTACTAAACATTCTGCTGTGAGCAAATCTTTACTAAGATTATATCCTTCAATTAAAGGTGCCAGGTGGTCTATATCAAGAAAGTGTACTGACTCTGGACTGCAACACTGGATTGCTTTCATCAGTGCCAGATTGTTaccctcaaaccttttgtgaagcTCAGACATCATGGCTTCTATAACTGGATAATATAAGGAAATCTTATACTCTTCATGACTCTCTACTGGCTGTCTTGATCCTACAGATTGCAAGATAACACCATGTTCAAGCCATTTTGGCAATCGCTGGCTACGTTGGGGCCGACTATTTAGTGGGGAAACTTCAATGTTAAGTGAGGAAGCCACATCACTGACATATTTATACAACTTTCTCCACTCTCCATCACTTCTAAACTGTTGAAGAGTTTTCATGGTTCCCTCTACCAATTCAGCTGCTTTGGCCATGTCAGTTTGTGAACTCTGGAGCTGATCAGATAGTTGTTTTGTGAGAAACAGCAATCGACTGAATGTGACAAGAGTTGTCAGGAACTTAAAGCAATGTACTTGGAGCAAAATTCCTTTGGCTTCAACTACTTTTACTTTGTCGTCACTATCAACTACTTTCTGCAGTGTTGCAAGGATAGCCCGAAATGTACTACAGACTGCATCAACAGCAAGAAACCTACAGGCCCAACGAGTATCTGACAACTTTTGTAATTGACGAGGTGGTTTGTTGGGATATAAATGATGTTGCTGctctatgtacaatgtatgtacCTTATTTGTGGACATGAAAACATACAATGTTTCCATTAAGGCAAAAAATTCTGAGGCCACTGATACTATTTTAGTGGTGTCCACTAAAACCAAGTTCAAACAATGTGCATAACAGTGCACATAAACAGCCTGTGGAGCCACTTGCTTGATACGCTGTTGTACACCTGTGCAACGCCCACTCATGACAGATGCCCCATCATAACCTTGAGAAACTATGGCACTTGTATCTAATTTATGTTCATTTAAGGTGCTTATTATGTGAGCAGCTAGACTTTCTGCATTCTGACACCTTGCTTCAACGTATGTTAGGAACCGTTCATGTACTGTTGCAGACCCTAGATCAACATACCTTAAAATAATGGCCAATTGTTCGACTTTGCTGCAGTCTCTCGTTTCATCTGCTAATATCGAATACATACCAGCCTTCTTGACATCTGCACAAATTTTGGCTTGGACTATGTCACTCATACAGCCTAATATCTCATTCTGAATCATGGGTGATGTATATTTTGCAGATTTTGTTATAGCCATTCTTTTCCGTACTACTGGATCATGTTTTGCTATCAATTCAAACATTTCTAGAAATTTTCCCCTATTTGAAGATTCTATCCCTTCCCTATGACCACGAATTGAGATGTTTTGCCTGCTACAGAGCAACAGTACTTCTGCTATGGTTTTTATGTAATGTTTGTTTTCTTGAATAACAACATCTCAGGAATTGTCTACCTGGTTGGGAAGCAAAGTGCCATGCTTGgaattaattttgtactgttCCCATGCCACCACAGCTTCTTTGTGGCTAAGGCTATTTGAGTGACCAACAAGAGCTCCCTTTTTACCAGTAGCATGCTTCCAGTCTTTAAACCCAGATAAAGTAAATACTTGTTCAGGTCTACTCTTACCCATAGCACTCTGTGCACCAAGCAACCGACAAGGGTAGCAATAGCAAGCATCTGTCTCTACTGAATACTCTAGCCATTCATACTGTTTATACCAGGCTGCAGTAAAGCACCTTGGTACTTTTGAAATCATAGTCGAGGGATACTTTGCTTTAACAGGCTGAACTGGAGGAAAGGCTATTGTTTCAGCAATATCTTTTGGCAAGCATGAAGAAAACTCAAGTGTAGTTGTACAAGCCAAGGATGAAGCACTACATACTTCAGTTGTGGAGCCAGTTGCAGCTGTGCTGGAGGTATCATTATTGGGCCCACAGTAATCCCCAAACAACTGAGACGTGCTACTAGTAGCTGTGCCTATGGAGAAAGATTTGTCCAATGCTGCTCTACTACATGTAATTGCATGATGTGATTGTGGCACTTTCATACTCATGCCATCAACCTCGTCAGGACCTGGTGAGAGTTGAGGTGAGAACCTAGTTGCAAAGCTGGtttcttcatcatcatctgaaCTATACACCATAACAGGTGTACAACAAGGGCTAGGGCTTTTAGACGTTTTCACCAAAGCAGCATAAATCTCATCAATAATCCCATCATCATTATAAAACTCACCTTCAAC from Dysidea avara chromosome 2, odDysAvar1.4, whole genome shotgun sequence includes these protein-coding regions:
- the LOC136248090 gene encoding zinc finger MYM-type protein 1-like; this translates as MFELIAKHDPVVRKRMAITKSAKYTSPMIQNEILGCMSDIVQAKICADVKKAGMYSILADETRDCSKVEQLAIILRYVDLGSATVHERFLTYVEARCQNAESLAAHIISTLNEHKLDTSAIVSQGYDGASVMSGRCTGVQQRIKQVAPQAVYVHCYAHCLNLVLVDTTKIVSVASEFFALMETLYVFMSTNKVHTLYIEQQHHLYPNKPPRQLQKLSDTRWACRFLAVDAVCSTFRAILATLQKVVDSDDKVKVVEAKGILLQVHCFKFLTTLVTFSRLLFLTKQLSDQLQSSQTDMAKAAELVEGTMKTLQQFRSDGEWRKLYKYVSDVASSLNIEVSPLNSRPQRSQRLPKWLEHGVILQSVGSRQPVESHEEYKISLYYPVIEAMMSELHKRFEGNNLALMKAIQCCSPESVHFLDIDHLAPLIEGYNLSKDLLTAECLVAKRTLDEKDLTSISDVLKEIYPLKVAFPTLVKLLQITLTIVVSTAECERSFSCLKRTKSFLRSTMSEEWLNNLAILSIEWDLSANISMDEVIQKFPGKDKNRKIKLS